One Cryptosporidium parvum Iowa II chromosome 5, whole genome shotgun sequence DNA segment encodes these proteins:
- a CDS encoding membrane associated protein with a signal peptide, EGF domain and 7 transmembrane domains at the C-terminus, producing MAIIDLASLCSPIHTFKRGLIFAQNQNSPSKDQGFETLNNSQSRIHSNSNSSLGAQGDISNYATLNATHLKTKGEYSIPGRNIEYNSNPNSSSLETARSELGAGTGAVIGTGAIIGTGAGIGTGAGIGAGTILGPSTSLGLVSGLGQKSESSSNYESNKSETKLGCHLKTNQESAVLVKQIPNNQTQRGGLNLMKITQNIQSYGYRYNYDNLNIFANHNNLNTNTYQKNTIAIFDLDDTLIPTDWIRDTYTKIRQNPALSYLFSNSSNNVYQYIRMQIDQQVNYQLIPSIIRILSYAKNMFLDVAIVTNARSTGWLKVVDTMFPELSNALNELGIQIIRTNPIGQEPDIEDGEKYFNYWMLAKKFEFEKIVTRWTSNIDNIKLDLISIGDNDFEECAAVHLAVVDKAVRYSKIIRCSSGLSPKAFITQLQAISNAIEIERKRNSSHSWINYSNTVSSIIIESGQPFNSETMNIFEDYSTEDE from the coding sequence atGGCTATTATAGACTTAGCTAGCCTTTGTTCACCAATACATACGTTTAAACGTGGTTTAATATTTGCACAAAACCAAAATTCTCCAAGCAAAGATCAAGGATTTGaaacattaaataattctcaAAGCAgaattcattcaaataGTAATTCATCTTTAGGAGCTCAAGGcgatatttcaaattatgCAACATTAAATGCTACTCATTTAAAAACTAAAGGTGAATATTCAATTCCGGGAAggaatattgaatataattcaaatccaaattcttcatcattAGAGACTGCAAGATCTGAGTTAGGAGCAGGAACAGGGGCAGTAATAGGAACAGGAGCAATAATAGGAACAGGAGCAGGAATAGGAACAGGAGCAGGAATAGGAGCTGGAACAATTCTAGGTCCAAGCACAAGCCTAGGTTTAGTATCTGGATTAGGGCAAAAATCTGAATCATCCTCCAATTATGAATCAAATAAGAGTGAAACAAAATTAGGATGTCATTTAAAAACTAATCAAGAAAGTGCAGTTTTAGTTAAACAAATACCTAATAATCAAACTCAAAGAGGAGGTTTGAATCTAATGAAAATTACTCAGAATATTCAAAGTTATGGATATAGATATAATtatgataatttaaatatctttgctaatcataataatttgaatactAATActtatcaaaaaaatactaTTGCAATATTTGATCTTGATGATACATTAATTCCAACAGATTGGATTAGAGACACTTATACTAAGATTAGACAAAATCCTGCATTGAGCTATTTATTCtcaaattcttctaataatGTCTATCAATATATAAGGATGCAGATTGATCAGCAAGTCAATTACCAATTAATACCAAGTATTATTCGAATCTTAAGTTATGCTAAAAATATGTTCTTAGATGTAGCAATTGTTACAAATGCAAGATCTACTGGATGGCTTAAAGTTGTTGATACTATGTTTCCAGAACTAAGTAATGCTTTAAACGAATTAGGAATTCAGATCATTCGAACTAATCCTATTGGTCAAGAACCAGATATTGAAGATGGAGAAAAGtactttaattattggatGTTGGccaaaaaatttgaatttgagaaGATTGTAACTAGATGGACTTCAAATATAgacaatattaaattagaTTTGATTAGTATTGGCGATaatgattttgaagaatGTGCTGCAGTTCATTTAGCTGTTGTTGATAAAGCTGTTagatattcaaaaattattagatgTTCTTCAGGACTTTCTCCAAAAGCTTTTATTACTCAACTTCAAGCAATCTCAAATGCAAtagaaattgaaagaaaaagaaactCATCACATTCATGGATTAATTATAGTAATACTGtttcttctattattattgaaagtGGCCAACCATTTAATTCTGAGacaatgaatatatttgaagattATTCTACCGAAGAtgaataa
- a CDS encoding transcription initiation factor IIA codes for MEGADFSEWLELNIGKSFVVLLNEFVNDRRISPSQSTKMIENYIESCSEILKKHVKSGRKLKCEGAISHYNCIDGKWDLVIKDLVIFGKSLGRVKSKYVKVSGKEVKKTIL; via the coding sequence ATGGAAGGTGCAGATTTTTCAGAATGGTTGGAGCTAAATATTGGCAAAAGCTTTGttgttttattaaatgaatttgtAAATGATAGAAGAATCTCTCCAAGCCAAAGTACAAAAATGATAGAAAATTATATAGAATCTTGTTcagaaattttaaaaaaacatgTAAAATCAGGTCGAAAGCTTAAGTGTGAAGGAGCCATTAGTCATTATAACTGTATTGATGGAAAATGGGATTTGGTTATCAAGGATTTAGTTATTTTTGGCAAATCTCTAGGAAGAGTAAAAAGCAAATATGTGAAAGTTTCAGGTAAAGAAGTTAAGAAGACAATactataa
- a CDS encoding vacuolar protein-sorting protein VPS45, which translates to MYNLPSSWTTYEETLFSRMIEGIYSASLQLGEIPVIRYLANSPLCRNIAFAVERRLLDSNLIDLVSGEFVNTRSESYDDKRNESTILLILDRREDPVTPLLTQWTYHAMIHELLEIKNNRLCLDNGGFSNKEKEEYVLSEQYDDFFRDHKYDNFGDIGFSIRDLVNNHHESSKTNHRLETIDDISRFVQMYPDFKKEYNNIYKHVNILHELSRIVQERDLMRISALEQDLTVCDNVDEHSRQIGNLLSDTRISQFDKLRLALLYSLKYEKEEIQINNFKYHLGTQANYIDKLLQVFGENFRSGDLFLNKTLLNIAKNTINKSNNNNIYIQHKTLLYYILENLVKGKLKNSRFPSTTDDYNSSKKPLKIMVFVVGGVTLEESRDVNVIRNLYDVDIILGGTNLLNSKLFIKDLELLINS; encoded by the coding sequence ATGTATAATCTTCCATCAAGTTGGACAACTTATGAAGAAACATTATTCTCAAGAATGATTGAAGGTATTTACTCAGCAAGTCTTCAACTTGGAGAGATTCCTGTTATACGATATTTAGCAAATTCTCCATTATGTAGAAATATTGCATTTGCAGTAGAAAGAAGACTATTAGATTCTAATCTAATAGACTTAGTATCGGGAGAATTTGTTAACACTAGATCAGAAAGCTACGACGATAAGAGAAATGAAAGTACTattctattaatacttGATAGAAGAGAAGACCCTGTTACTCCTCTTTTAACTCAGTGGACTTATCATGCAATGATACatgaattattagaaattaagaataatagATTATGTTTAGATAATGGAGGGTTTTCtaacaaagaaaaagaagaatatgTTTTATCTGAACAATATGATGATTTTTTTAGAGATCATAAATACGATAATTTTGGAGATATTGGATTTTCTATCCGAGATTTGGTCAATAATCATCATGAATCTTCTAAAACTAATCATCGTCTAGAAACAATTGATGATATTAGTAGATTTGTTCAAATGTATCCagattttaaaaaagagtataataatatttataaacaTGTAAATATACTTCATGAACTTTCAAGAATTGTTCAAGAAAGAGACTTAATGAGAATATCTGCATTAGAACAAGATTTAACAGTTTGTGATAATGTTGATGAACATTCAAGACAAATAGGAAATCTATTATCAGATACTAGAATTTCTCAATTTGACAAATTAAGACTAGCTCTTCTTTATTCCTTGAAATATGAAAAGGAAGAAATACAAATCAACAATTTTAAGTACCATTTAGGAACTCAGGCAAattatattgataaattgTTGCAAGTATTTGGAGAAAATTTCAGATCTGGAGACCTCTTTCTGAATAAGACACtattaaatattgcaaagaatacaattaataagtctaataataataatatttatattcaacataaaactttattatactatatattagaaaatttgGTTAAAGGTAAACTAAAAAATAGTAGATTTCCATCAACTACTGATGAttataattcttcaaaaaaacCACTAAAAATTATGGTATTTGTTGTTGGAGGTGTAACTTTGGAAGAATCTAGAGATGTAAATGTCATTAGAAACTTATATGATGTTGACATAATTCTTGGAGGAACTAATCTACTGAACTCAAAATTGTTTATTAAAGATCTTGAACTACTAATAAATAGTTAg
- a CDS encoding Pre2p/proteasome subunit beta type 5; NTN hydrolase fold: MTFDFLDSGIEAINHYGIRNENLKNSGFLRLDFFGNDKDEEDFVERIYEETFQYAKIENPCKFVSEYNKGEIRKMMNRGTTTLGFIYQGGVILAVDSRASQGSYIASQEVKKIIQINDFLLGTMAGGAADCSYWERVLSKLCRLYELRNGERISVAGASKMITNIFFHYRAYDLSAGIMIAGFDKDGPHLYYVDNEGSRVKDCKFSVGSGSLYAYGVLDSGYRYDLTDEEAIDLGKRAIVIATNRDGGSGGLVRVYQINKNGVIKHVPGEDVSELHYAYSKKQGTDPTKM; encoded by the coding sequence atgacttttgattttttggATTCAGGCATTGAAGCAATCAACCACTATGGAATAAGAAAtgagaatttgaaaaattcaGGATTTTTAAGATTGGATTTCTTTGGAAATgataaagatgaagaagattttGTGGAAAGAATATATGAAGAAACTTTTCAATATGCAAAGATTGAAAATCCATGTAAATTTGTAagtgaatataataaaggaGAGATCAGAAAGATGATGAATAGAGGTACTACAACATTAGGATTCATTTATCAAGGAGGAGTAATATTAGCAGTTGATAGTAGAGCATCACAAGGAAGTTATATTGCAAGTCAAGAAGTGAAAAAGATTATTCAGATTAATGATTTCTTATTAGGAACTATGGCAGGAGGTGCAGCAGATTGTTCATATTGGGAAAGAGTACTTTCAAAGTTATGTAGACTTTATGAACTTAGAAATGGAGAAAGAATTAGTGTAGCGGGAGCTTCGAAGATGATCACCAATATATTCTTCCATTATAGAGCTTATGATCTTTCTGCAGGAATTATGATTGCAGGATTTGATAAAGATGGTCCTCATCTGTATTATGTAGATAATGAAGGATCTAGAGTAAAAGATTGTAAATTTTCTGTTGGATCAGGTTCTTTATATGCTTATGGTGTTTTAGACAGTGGGTATAGATATGATTTAACTGATGAAGAAGCTATTGATCTTGGAAAGAGAGCTATTGTAATTGCAACAAACAGAGATGGTGGTTCAGGAGGTCTTGTTAGAgtttatcaaataaataaaaatggtGTTATTAAGCATGTACCAGGAGAAGATGTTTCTGAACTTCATTATGCATACTCTAAAAAACAAGGCACTGATCCAACAAAAATGtaa